One window of the Pseudomonas sp. S04 genome contains the following:
- a CDS encoding toluene tolerance protein: MQCFRLPHAALTQMVEGARVLEADSFGPKVFLLPDGNILKLFRRKRLLSSALFRPYSKRFIENAAQLEELGIPTLQTLKFHQLETPGMTAVLYRPLPGETLRQIAAKAGFDWQQALPALTLFIRQLHSAGVYFRSLHLGNIVVTPDNQYGLIDVADMRFTRGPLPPHLVKRNLQHFARYIEREKLNESFPMHTLERSLLPA; encoded by the coding sequence ATGCAATGCTTCCGGCTTCCACACGCCGCTTTAACTCAAATGGTTGAAGGCGCCAGAGTACTAGAAGCCGACAGCTTCGGCCCGAAAGTATTCCTTTTGCCGGACGGCAACATTCTCAAGCTGTTCCGGCGCAAGCGACTGCTCTCGTCGGCCCTGTTTCGCCCGTACTCGAAACGCTTTATCGAGAACGCCGCCCAGCTCGAAGAACTCGGCATCCCGACCCTGCAGACGCTGAAATTCCATCAACTGGAAACGCCCGGCATGACGGCAGTCCTCTACCGCCCCTTGCCTGGCGAAACCTTGCGCCAGATTGCAGCCAAGGCAGGCTTCGACTGGCAACAGGCCTTGCCCGCATTGACCCTGTTCATTCGCCAGCTGCACAGCGCCGGGGTCTACTTCCGCTCGCTGCACCTGGGCAACATCGTGGTGACGCCCGACAATCAGTATGGCCTGATTGATGTCGCCGACATGCGCTTCACCCGCGGGCCGCTGCCACCGCATCTAGTCAAGCGCAACCTGCAACACTTCGCGCGCTATATTGAGCGCGAGAAGCTGAACGAGAGCTTTCCAATGCACACTCTCGAGCGATCCCTACTGCCGGCATGA
- a CDS encoding O-antigen ligase family protein, with translation MQETRWAQVWMATGLLWFLLAIAFAPTNKIYQQGLVAFLWLPTLFLAWSARARLAELWQAQRVLCLAVLALGAWALLTLLWTQDPEPSRGAKRALYVIVFLLFFPVLANTRPERVIRIMQWGGLGLALTAVLAAIKFYLVDDNLWTARLVGLGQLAHPILGGYVLGLAAVWLAHWIPQERWKQAVWVVALAFLCGFVVLSQSRGAALALLLTFVSMPIWSRDRHSRLIAVGALTMAMFAFWLLEPLVMARGASFRPQILMASLDMIAQHPWRGLGLGSAYSVFTEGHEFDHAHNLFTHITIELGLPGLLLWCVVWFAVLREAWRARDTVYGRGIIGIWMFSFLAMQFDAASISGTPRAEWFISWLPVGLASVLVWTQAKFQACDKIPRST, from the coding sequence ATGCAGGAAACGCGTTGGGCGCAGGTTTGGATGGCGACAGGTCTTCTATGGTTTTTGCTCGCTATCGCGTTCGCTCCAACCAACAAGATTTACCAGCAAGGGTTGGTCGCGTTTCTCTGGTTGCCGACCCTGTTTCTGGCCTGGTCGGCACGGGCTCGACTGGCTGAGTTGTGGCAAGCGCAGCGGGTGCTGTGCCTGGCGGTCCTGGCGCTGGGAGCCTGGGCGTTGCTGACCCTGCTCTGGACCCAGGATCCCGAACCTTCGCGCGGGGCCAAGCGCGCGCTGTACGTCATCGTCTTCCTGCTGTTTTTCCCGGTACTTGCCAATACCCGCCCCGAGCGGGTGATTCGCATCATGCAGTGGGGCGGCCTGGGGCTGGCCTTGACGGCGGTGCTGGCGGCCATCAAGTTCTACCTGGTCGACGATAACCTGTGGACCGCGCGCCTGGTTGGCCTGGGCCAGTTGGCTCATCCGATCCTGGGTGGTTATGTGCTGGGCCTGGCAGCTGTCTGGCTGGCGCACTGGATTCCGCAGGAGCGCTGGAAACAGGCGGTCTGGGTGGTGGCGCTGGCATTCCTGTGCGGGTTTGTCGTGCTGTCCCAGAGCCGGGGAGCGGCACTGGCCCTGTTGCTGACGTTCGTCAGCATGCCGATCTGGAGTCGCGACCGCCACAGCCGTCTGATCGCCGTCGGCGCACTGACGATGGCGATGTTCGCATTCTGGCTGCTGGAGCCTTTGGTGATGGCCAGGGGCGCCTCATTCCGCCCGCAAATCCTGATGGCCAGCCTGGACATGATTGCCCAGCACCCGTGGCGTGGCCTGGGCCTGGGTTCGGCCTACTCGGTGTTTACCGAAGGCCATGAGTTCGATCACGCCCACAACCTGTTTACCCACATCACCATCGAATTGGGGCTGCCCGGGCTGCTGCTCTGGTGCGTGGTCTGGTTTGCCGTGCTGCGCGAGGCGTGGCGGGCACGTGATACGGTGTACGGCCGTGGCATCATCGGGATCTGGATGTTCTCGTTCCTGGCCATGCAATTCGACGCGGCGAGCATCAGTGGCACCCCGCGTGCCGAGTGGTTCATCAGTTGGTTGCCGGTGGGCCTGGCCAGCGTTTTGGTATGGACACAGGCCAAGTTCCAAGCCTGTGATAAAATTCCGCGTTCTACCTAA
- the msbA gene encoding lipid A export permease/ATP-binding protein MsbA encodes MSAAPPNAEQDSSLKIYFRLLGYVKPYVGIFLLSILGFVIFASTQPMLAGILKYFVDGLSNPEAVLFPNVPFLQDLQLLVAVPLLIILIAAWQGLGSFLSNYYLAKVSLGLVHDLRVELFNKLLVLPNRYFDTHNSGHLISRITFNVTMVTGAATDAIKVVIREGLTVIFLFAYLLWMNWKLTLVMLAILPIISFMVGNTSKKFRKQSKKIQVAMGDVTHVASETIQGYRVVRSFGGESYEEQRFARASQSNTDKQLRMTRTSAIYTPALQLVIYTAMASLMFLVLFLRGDATAGDLVAYITAAGLLPKPIRQLSEVSSTIQKGVAGAESIFEQLDVEPEVDSGTVERERISGRLDVHNLSFTYPGTDREVLKNISFSAAPGQMIALVGRSGSGKSTLASLIPRFYHHESGKILLDEVEIEDYRLRNLRKHVSQVTQHVTLFNDTVANNIAYGDLAGAPREDIEKAAEDAYAMDFISQLPQGLDTEVGENGVLLSGGQRQRLAIARALLKNAPLLILDEATSALDTESERHIQAALDKVMKGRTTLVIAHRLSTIEKADLILVMDHGEIVERGTHTQLLAQGGYYSRLHAMGLDEPTPAGIA; translated from the coding sequence ATGAGTGCAGCACCGCCCAATGCGGAACAGGATTCAAGCCTGAAAATCTATTTTCGACTGCTGGGGTATGTAAAACCCTACGTAGGCATTTTCCTGTTGAGTATCCTGGGCTTTGTGATATTTGCCTCCACTCAACCGATGCTGGCCGGGATTCTCAAGTACTTCGTCGATGGCTTGAGCAACCCCGAAGCCGTGCTCTTCCCCAATGTGCCGTTCCTCCAGGACCTGCAGTTGCTGGTGGCCGTGCCCCTGCTGATCATTCTGATCGCGGCGTGGCAGGGACTGGGTTCGTTCCTGAGTAACTACTACCTGGCCAAGGTTTCCCTGGGCCTGGTGCATGACCTGCGGGTGGAGCTGTTCAACAAGCTGCTGGTATTGCCTAACCGCTATTTTGATACCCATAACTCCGGGCATCTGATTTCCCGCATTACCTTCAACGTGACCATGGTCACCGGGGCGGCGACCGACGCCATCAAGGTGGTGATTCGTGAAGGCCTGACAGTGATTTTCCTGTTTGCCTACCTGTTGTGGATGAACTGGAAACTGACCCTGGTGATGCTGGCGATCCTGCCGATCATTTCCTTCATGGTCGGCAACACCAGCAAGAAATTCCGCAAGCAGAGCAAAAAAATCCAGGTGGCCATGGGGGACGTGACCCATGTCGCTTCCGAAACCATTCAAGGCTATCGCGTGGTCCGCAGCTTCGGTGGCGAAAGCTACGAAGAGCAGCGTTTTGCCCGGGCCAGCCAAAGCAATACCGACAAGCAGCTGCGCATGACCCGCACCAGCGCCATCTACACCCCGGCGCTGCAGTTGGTGATCTATACCGCCATGGCCTCGCTGATGTTCCTGGTGCTGTTCCTGCGCGGTGATGCCACCGCCGGTGATCTGGTGGCCTACATCACCGCTGCCGGTTTGTTGCCCAAGCCAATCCGCCAGCTGTCTGAAGTCAGCTCGACCATCCAGAAGGGTGTCGCCGGTGCTGAAAGCATCTTCGAGCAACTGGACGTCGAGCCGGAAGTCGACAGCGGCACAGTCGAGCGCGAGCGCATCAGCGGTCGCCTGGATGTGCACAACCTGAGCTTCACCTACCCGGGTACCGATCGGGAAGTATTGAAAAACATCAGCTTCAGCGCAGCCCCCGGGCAGATGATCGCGCTGGTGGGGCGTTCGGGCAGCGGCAAATCGACACTGGCTAGCCTGATTCCACGTTTCTACCATCACGAAAGCGGCAAGATCCTGCTCGATGAGGTCGAGATCGAAGACTATCGCCTGCGTAACCTGCGCAAGCACGTGTCCCAGGTCACTCAGCATGTGACCTTGTTCAACGATACGGTCGCCAACAACATTGCCTATGGCGACCTGGCCGGCGCGCCTCGCGAGGACATCGAGAAGGCCGCTGAAGACGCCTATGCCATGGACTTCATTTCCCAGTTGCCGCAGGGCCTGGACACTGAGGTCGGGGAAAACGGCGTGCTGCTGTCAGGTGGTCAGCGCCAGCGCCTGGCCATTGCCCGCGCCCTGTTGAAGAACGCGCCATTGCTGATCCTCGATGAGGCGACTTCCGCCCTCGATACCGAGTCCGAGCGCCATATTCAGGCAGCCCTGGATAAAGTCATGAAGGGCCGCACCACCCTAGTGATTGCCCACCGGTTGTCGACCATCGAGAAAGCCGACCTGATCCTCGTCATGGATCACGGCGAAATCGTTGAACGCGGTACCCACACCCAGTTGCTGGCCCAGGGCGGGTACTATTCGCGCCTGCACGCCATGGGCCTAGATGAGCCGACTCCGGCCGGTATTGCCTGA
- the hldE gene encoding bifunctional D-glycero-beta-D-manno-heptose-7-phosphate kinase/D-glycero-beta-D-manno-heptose 1-phosphate adenylyltransferase HldE — MKLSMPRFDQAPVLVVGDVMLDRYWHGGTSRISPEAPVPVVKVEQIEDRPGGAANVALNIAALGAPASLVGVTGDDEAADSLTNSLKGAGVRALFQRIAHQPTIVKLRVMSRHQQLLRIDFEEPFATDALALGTEVDNLLEGIKVLVLSDYGKGALKNHQVLIQAARARGIPVLADPKGKDFSIYRGASLITPNLSEFETIVGGCVDEHDLVSKGAKLMHDLDLGALLVTRGEHGMTLLRPDHPALHLPARAREVFDVTGAGDTVISTLAAAIAAGEELPHAVALANLAAGIVVGKLGTAAISAPELRRAIQREEGSERGVLGLEQLLLAVDDARAHNESIVFTNGCFDILHAGHVTYLEQARAQGDRLIVAVNDDASVSRLKGPGRPINSVDRRMAVLAGLGAVDWVISFPEGTPENLLTQVKPDVLVKGGDYGIDQVVGADIVSAYGGTVKVLGLVENSSTTAIVEKIRKTE, encoded by the coding sequence ATGAAGTTGTCCATGCCGCGATTCGATCAAGCCCCTGTCTTGGTGGTCGGCGATGTCATGCTCGACCGTTATTGGCATGGTGGTACCTCACGGATTTCTCCTGAGGCACCGGTGCCGGTGGTCAAGGTCGAGCAAATCGAAGACCGCCCGGGCGGTGCCGCTAACGTTGCGTTGAACATTGCTGCGCTCGGCGCGCCAGCGTCCCTGGTCGGCGTGACCGGTGACGACGAAGCTGCCGACAGCCTGACCAACAGCCTCAAGGGCGCTGGCGTGCGGGCGTTGTTCCAGCGCATCGCCCACCAGCCGACCATCGTCAAGCTGCGGGTCATGAGTCGTCACCAGCAACTGCTGCGTATCGATTTCGAGGAACCCTTCGCCACCGACGCCCTGGCGCTCGGCACCGAGGTCGATAATCTGCTCGAAGGCATCAAGGTGCTGGTGCTGTCCGACTACGGCAAGGGCGCCTTGAAGAACCACCAGGTGCTGATCCAGGCGGCTCGTGCCCGTGGCATTCCGGTGCTGGCCGACCCCAAGGGCAAGGACTTCTCGATCTATCGCGGCGCCAGCCTGATCACCCCTAACCTCAGCGAGTTCGAAACCATTGTCGGCGGTTGCGTCGATGAGCACGACCTGGTGAGCAAGGGTGCCAAGCTGATGCACGACCTGGATCTCGGCGCGTTGCTGGTGACCCGTGGCGAGCACGGCATGACCTTGTTGCGTCCCGATCATCCGGCGCTGCACCTACCGGCGCGTGCCCGCGAAGTGTTCGACGTGACCGGTGCCGGCGATACGGTGATTTCGACCCTGGCGGCGGCGATCGCGGCTGGCGAAGAACTACCCCACGCAGTGGCACTGGCCAATCTGGCGGCGGGCATTGTGGTCGGCAAGCTGGGTACGGCGGCCATCAGTGCTCCGGAATTGCGTCGGGCGATTCAGCGTGAAGAAGGCTCGGAGCGCGGCGTACTGGGGCTCGAGCAACTGTTGCTGGCCGTCGACGATGCGCGTGCGCACAACGAGTCGATCGTCTTTACCAACGGTTGCTTCGATATTCTCCATGCGGGTCACGTGACCTACCTGGAGCAGGCGCGGGCCCAGGGCGATCGCTTGATCGTCGCGGTCAACGACGACGCTTCGGTGAGCCGCTTGAAAGGCCCTGGCCGACCGATCAACAGCGTTGATCGGCGGATGGCCGTACTGGCGGGCCTGGGCGCGGTGGACTGGGTGATCAGCTTCCCTGAAGGCACCCCGGAAAACCTGCTGACCCAAGTCAAGCCGGACGTGCTGGTCAAGGGTGGCGACTACGGGATCGACCAGGTCGTCGGCGCCGATATTGTCAGCGCCTATGGCGGCACGGTGAAGGTGTTGGGGCTGGTGGAAAACAGCTCGACTACCGCGATCGTCGAGAAGATCCGCAAGACCGAGTAA
- a CDS encoding metal ABC transporter ATPase, which produces MPRTLIRKNPSNFKTLPLYVEATPEGLSYQSVGMPLNFSQTLQRRRPVTVANAEHFALELANLGVSVRLTLHWQNRDYWVLVRQRRQDRGDVVLKLISGYVPAHELNLPLHTAIQEIAEECLLETPEGWLGGRFNDTWLPAPYATALHYREAMPFRLTPESGAARPVRCANLQLIERPRAYVHLPTASLQLIYDLRLDVPKEAKSLSLFHVDERLEGDQLVARLDRKRPDLYLMPLKDGQPLPELYTLKKDQLYPASTRGLYLAESFARQEGWLVRDERIKWKDWLKQQGLSQPGKPSGLSRLTGKARQLLKKIVPRKATR; this is translated from the coding sequence ATGCCGCGCACGCTCATAAGAAAGAACCCCAGCAACTTCAAGACCCTGCCGTTATACGTCGAAGCGACTCCCGAAGGCCTGAGCTACCAGAGCGTCGGGATGCCGCTCAACTTCTCCCAGACCCTGCAACGTCGACGCCCGGTCACGGTGGCCAATGCCGAACACTTTGCCCTGGAGCTGGCCAACCTCGGCGTGTCAGTGCGCCTGACCCTGCATTGGCAGAATCGCGACTATTGGGTGTTGGTGCGCCAACGCCGCCAGGACCGTGGCGATGTGGTGCTCAAGCTGATTTCCGGTTACGTTCCGGCCCACGAGCTGAATCTGCCGCTGCACACGGCGATTCAGGAGATCGCCGAAGAATGCCTGCTGGAAACCCCGGAAGGCTGGCTCGGCGGTCGGTTCAACGACACCTGGCTGCCAGCGCCCTATGCCACCGCCCTGCATTACCGCGAAGCCATGCCGTTTCGCCTGACCCCGGAGTCGGGCGCGGCACGCCCGGTGCGCTGCGCCAACCTGCAATTGATCGAGCGCCCACGGGCCTACGTGCACCTGCCCACGGCGTCGCTGCAACTGATTTACGATTTGCGCCTGGATGTGCCCAAGGAAGCCAAGTCCCTGAGCCTGTTCCATGTCGACGAGCGCCTGGAAGGCGATCAACTGGTCGCCCGCCTGGACCGCAAGCGCCCGGACCTGTACCTGATGCCCCTCAAGGATGGTCAGCCGCTGCCCGAGCTCTACACCCTGAAAAAGGATCAGTTGTACCCGGCGAGCACGCGCGGTCTGTACCTGGCCGAGAGTTTTGCCCGGCAGGAAGGCTGGCTGGTACGCGATGAACGAATCAAATGGAAGGACTGGCTCAAGCAACAAGGCTTGAGCCAGCCAGGCAAGCCGTCAGGCTTGAGCCGCCTGACCGGCAAGGCCAGGCAACTGCTGAAGAAAATCGTGCCGCGCAAGGCGACCCGCTAA
- a CDS encoding aldo/keto reductase, translating to MSQATLHDLHRPLGSTGLRVSPLGLGTVKLGRDQGVKYPNGFQIPDDDEARMLLKLTRDLGINLIDTAPAYGRSEERLGPLLRGQREDWVIVSKVGEEFADGQSRHDFSAAHTRFSIERSLQRLETDFIDLVLVHSDGNDLAILNDSEVYQTLAALKAEGKIRGFGFSGKTVEGGLKALEQGDCAMVTYNLNEQAERPVIDYAAAHGKAILVKKALASGHVCLSPGVDPVRASFELLFAQPGVASAIVGTINPLHLAHNVATVAQVLASR from the coding sequence ATGAGCCAGGCCACTCTGCACGACTTGCACCGCCCGCTGGGCAGCACCGGCCTGCGGGTTTCGCCACTGGGCCTGGGCACCGTCAAGCTGGGTCGCGATCAAGGGGTGAAGTACCCCAACGGTTTCCAGATCCCCGACGACGACGAAGCGCGCATGCTGCTCAAGCTGACCCGCGACCTGGGCATCAACCTGATCGACACCGCCCCCGCCTATGGCCGCAGCGAAGAACGCCTCGGCCCGCTGCTGCGTGGCCAGCGCGAAGACTGGGTGATTGTCAGCAAGGTCGGTGAAGAGTTCGCCGACGGCCAGTCGCGCCACGATTTCAGTGCCGCCCATACCCGTTTCTCGATCGAGCGCAGCCTGCAACGTCTGGAAACGGATTTTATTGACCTGGTGCTGGTGCACTCGGACGGCAACGACCTGGCGATCCTCAACGACAGTGAGGTCTACCAGACCCTCGCCGCGCTCAAGGCCGAGGGCAAGATTCGCGGTTTCGGCTTCTCCGGAAAAACCGTCGAAGGCGGCCTGAAGGCTCTGGAACAGGGCGATTGCGCCATGGTCACGTACAATCTCAACGAACAGGCCGAGCGGCCGGTGATCGACTACGCTGCTGCACACGGCAAAGCGATCCTGGTCAAAAAAGCCCTGGCCAGCGGTCACGTGTGCCTGAGTCCGGGGGTGGACCCGGTACGTGCCAGCTTCGAGTTGTTGTTTGCCCAACCCGGGGTTGCCAGTGCTATTGTCGGGACCATCAATCCGCTGCACCTCGCCCACAATGTGGCGACCGTTGCTCAAGTCCTAGCCAGTCGTTGA
- a CDS encoding NAD(P)/FAD-dependent oxidoreductase — MPSVISTDVLIVGAGVAGLWLNARLRRQGFATVLVESASLGGGQSVKSQGIIHGGAKYALHGALTGASEAIADMPRRWREALAGDGELDLSGVRLLSEAHYLWSPGTLAGNLTSFFASKAVRGRVDQVKGEQLPPALQDKRFKGKVYRLAELVVDVPSLISRLAQLAGDGLLAAQQIEPLLEDGQLVGLRVDEREIRAQRIVLSAGAGNADLLAALGLSQPAMQCRPLHMILVKGPSLKPLYAHCLGGGPKPRITVTTHPAADGQWVWYLGGDIAEAEGVAREPAAQIAAAQKELGQLLPWIDLSQAQWATLRVDRAEPQQSGLSRPDNAFLAEQDRLLVGWPTKLALAPDFADRVLAALQRDGIQPSHPAPLPDLPKPPMAVPAWEQLLP; from the coding sequence ATGCCATCCGTTATTTCCACCGACGTACTGATTGTCGGCGCTGGGGTTGCCGGGCTCTGGCTGAATGCACGCCTGCGCCGCCAGGGGTTTGCCACCGTGCTGGTGGAAAGCGCCAGCCTCGGCGGTGGGCAGAGCGTCAAATCCCAGGGAATCATCCATGGCGGCGCCAAGTACGCGCTGCATGGCGCCCTGACAGGCGCCTCGGAAGCCATCGCCGACATGCCGCGGCGCTGGCGCGAGGCCCTGGCCGGTGACGGCGAGCTGGACCTGTCCGGCGTGCGCCTGCTCTCCGAAGCCCATTACCTGTGGTCCCCCGGCACCCTGGCCGGCAACCTCACGAGTTTCTTCGCCAGCAAGGCCGTGCGTGGACGGGTCGACCAGGTCAAGGGCGAGCAATTGCCGCCAGCCCTGCAAGACAAACGCTTCAAGGGCAAGGTCTATCGCCTGGCCGAGTTGGTTGTCGATGTCCCCAGCCTGATCAGCCGCCTGGCGCAACTGGCCGGTGATGGCCTGCTGGCTGCACAGCAGATCGAACCGTTGCTGGAAGACGGTCAGTTGGTCGGCCTGCGGGTCGACGAGCGGGAGATCCGCGCGCAACGCATCGTCCTCAGCGCCGGCGCCGGCAATGCCGACCTGCTCGCCGCCCTGGGCCTCAGCCAGCCGGCCATGCAATGCCGGCCGCTGCACATGATCCTGGTCAAGGGCCCGAGCCTCAAGCCGCTGTACGCCCATTGCCTGGGCGGTGGGCCAAAACCGCGCATCACCGTCACCACCCATCCGGCGGCCGATGGCCAATGGGTCTGGTACCTGGGCGGTGATATTGCGGAAGCCGAAGGTGTAGCACGCGAACCCGCTGCGCAAATCGCCGCCGCGCAAAAAGAACTCGGGCAACTGCTGCCCTGGATCGACCTCAGCCAGGCGCAGTGGGCAACCTTGCGCGTCGATCGCGCCGAGCCGCAGCAGTCGGGCCTGAGCCGTCCCGACAACGCCTTCCTCGCCGAGCAGGACCGCCTGCTGGTGGGCTGGCCAACCAAGCTGGCACTGGCCCCGGACTTTGCTGACCGGGTGCTCGCTGCCCTGCAGCGCGACGGCATCCAGCCGAGCCACCCGGCGCCCTTGCCCGACCTGCCGAAACCACCCATGGCGGTACCGGCCTGGGAGCAACTGCTGCCATGA
- a CDS encoding DMT family transporter, translating to MTAYYYLAIAICAEVIATVSMKAVKGFSTPLPLVLVIVGYGIAFWMLTLVVRSVPVGVAYAVWAGMGIVMVSVAALFIYGQKLDVPAMLGMALIVLGVVVIQLFSKTAGH from the coding sequence ATGACCGCTTACTACTACCTGGCCATCGCCATCTGTGCCGAAGTGATTGCCACTGTTTCGATGAAAGCGGTCAAAGGTTTCAGCACGCCCCTGCCACTGGTGCTGGTGATCGTCGGCTATGGCATCGCCTTCTGGATGTTGACCCTGGTGGTGCGCAGCGTTCCCGTCGGCGTGGCGTATGCAGTGTGGGCCGGCATGGGCATCGTGATGGTCAGCGTCGCCGCGCTGTTCATCTACGGGCAGAAGCTCGATGTTCCGGCCATGCTGGGCATGGCGCTGATCGTGCTCGGGGTGGTGGTGATCCAGCTGTTCTCGAAAACCGCCGGGCACTGA
- a CDS encoding LysR family transcriptional regulator, whose translation MSIQWNLEQMQLFVSVAEQRSFSAVARDQRKAQSAVSSSIALLEADLGVSLFERSSGRQPRLTEAGSALLEEAREVLRQCERLNGRAQALMRGQEARLRLAQDEAMPYQPVLDSLEALAEQFPSLEVQLASAAQGDVARKLVQRQADLGLLFYHEQIPEALERRVLGSVEMVTVCGVGHPLAAGGQVNCQQMAQHRQLLMATHSSVYPGSEQASPQVWRADSFYVLAEWLMRGLGWGWLPRHVVQYPAYQGQMVELLSEWTPPALVVELVWRRDETLGPAARWLAERFAVQLQAIG comes from the coding sequence ATGAGTATTCAGTGGAACCTGGAGCAGATGCAGTTGTTCGTCAGCGTCGCCGAGCAGCGCTCGTTTTCTGCCGTGGCCCGCGACCAGCGCAAGGCGCAGTCGGCTGTCAGCAGTTCGATAGCACTGCTGGAGGCGGACCTGGGTGTCAGCCTGTTCGAGCGTAGCAGCGGCCGCCAGCCGCGGCTGACCGAGGCCGGCAGCGCCTTGCTGGAAGAGGCGCGGGAAGTGTTGCGCCAGTGCGAGCGCCTCAATGGCCGGGCGCAGGCCTTGATGCGTGGCCAGGAGGCGCGCCTGCGCCTGGCCCAGGACGAGGCGATGCCCTATCAGCCGGTGCTCGACAGCCTGGAGGCGCTGGCTGAGCAATTCCCCAGCCTGGAGGTGCAACTGGCCAGTGCCGCCCAGGGCGATGTCGCGCGCAAGCTGGTCCAGCGTCAGGCCGACTTGGGCCTGCTGTTTTATCACGAGCAGATCCCTGAAGCGCTGGAGCGGCGGGTGTTGGGTAGTGTCGAGATGGTCACCGTGTGTGGCGTGGGGCATCCGCTGGCGGCGGGCGGCCAGGTCAATTGCCAGCAAATGGCCCAGCATCGGCAACTGTTGATGGCCACCCATTCGAGTGTCTACCCCGGCAGTGAACAGGCCAGTCCTCAGGTCTGGCGCGCCGACAGCTTCTACGTGCTGGCGGAATGGCTGATGCGTGGCCTGGGCTGGGGCTGGTTGCCCCGGCACGTGGTGCAGTACCCCGCCTATCAGGGGCAGATGGTCGAACTGCTCAGCGAGTGGACGCCGCCGGCGCTGGTGGTGGAGCTGGTCTGGCGCCGCGATGAGACGCTGGGGCCGGCGGCGCGGTGGCTGGCCGAACGTTTTGCCGTGCAGTTGCAGGCGATTGGCTGA
- the waaA gene encoding lipid IV(A) 3-deoxy-D-manno-octulosonic acid transferase → MNRTLYTALFYLGLPLVAIRLWLRSRKAPAYAKRIGERFSIGLPPMAPGGIWVHAVSVGESIAAAPMIRALLERYPQLPITVTCMTPTGSERIQALFANQPRIQHCYLPYDLPCAAARFLDRVQPKLAVIMETELWPNHIHQCAKRAIPVALANARLSERSAKGYGRFRQLTQPMLAEMSLFAVQTNAEAERFRALGARAETVEVTGSIKFDLSIDPTLLQRASDLREQWQASQRPVWIAASTHEGEDEVVLAAHRQLLASHPDALLILVPRHPERFNSVFELCQQQGFNTVRRSSGAPVSADTAVLLGDTMGELLFLYALADSAFVGGSLVPNGGHNLLEPAALAKPVLSGPHLFNFLEIAALMRNAKALQEVEDAHGLAVAVQRLFELPRDAQQMAEAGLTVMRANQGALQRLLDGLGRLLKG, encoded by the coding sequence ATGAACAGAACCCTCTATACCGCATTGTTTTACCTGGGGCTGCCATTGGTGGCGATTCGACTGTGGCTGCGCTCGCGCAAGGCGCCGGCCTACGCCAAGCGTATCGGCGAGCGATTTTCCATCGGCCTGCCACCGATGGCGCCCGGCGGAATCTGGGTGCACGCGGTGTCGGTGGGCGAGAGCATCGCCGCGGCGCCGATGATTCGTGCGCTGCTGGAACGTTATCCACAGCTGCCGATTACCGTCACCTGCATGACGCCGACCGGCTCGGAGCGAATCCAGGCGTTGTTCGCCAATCAACCGCGGATCCAGCACTGCTACCTGCCGTACGACTTGCCTTGTGCCGCCGCGCGTTTTCTCGACCGGGTCCAGCCCAAGCTGGCGGTGATCATGGAAACCGAGTTGTGGCCCAACCATATTCACCAATGCGCCAAGCGCGCGATTCCCGTGGCGCTGGCCAACGCCCGGCTCTCCGAACGCTCGGCCAAGGGCTACGGGCGTTTTCGCCAACTGACGCAGCCGATGCTCGCCGAAATGAGCCTGTTCGCTGTGCAGACCAATGCCGAAGCCGAGCGCTTCCGGGCGCTAGGGGCGCGGGCGGAAACGGTCGAGGTAACGGGTTCGATCAAGTTCGACCTGAGCATCGACCCGACCTTGCTGCAACGCGCCAGCGATCTGCGTGAGCAATGGCAGGCGAGCCAGCGACCGGTGTGGATCGCCGCGAGCACCCATGAGGGTGAGGACGAGGTAGTGCTGGCGGCTCATCGGCAGTTGCTCGCCAGCCACCCGGACGCGTTGCTGATTCTGGTGCCGCGTCACCCGGAACGCTTCAACTCGGTGTTCGAGCTGTGCCAGCAGCAGGGTTTCAACACGGTCCGGCGCTCCAGCGGCGCGCCGGTCAGCGCCGATACCGCGGTGCTGCTCGGCGACACCATGGGCGAACTGTTGTTTCTCTATGCCCTGGCGGACAGTGCGTTTGTCGGCGGCAGCCTGGTGCCGAACGGCGGGCATAACCTGCTGGAGCCGGCGGCATTGGCCAAGCCGGTACTCAGTGGCCCGCACCTGTTCAACTTCCTCGAGATCGCGGCGTTGATGCGCAATGCCAAGGCCCTGCAAGAGGTGGAGGACGCCCACGGGCTGGCGGTGGCGGTGCAGCGCCTGTTCGAACTGCCACGCGATGCGCAGCAAATGGCCGAGGCGGGATTGACCGTGATGCGCGCCAACCAGGGCGCGTTGCAGCGCTTGCTGGATGGGTTGGGGCGGTTGCTCAAGGGTTGA